The Ziziphus jujuba cultivar Dongzao chromosome 1, ASM3175591v1 genome segment GGAACTTGAAAGTGGTTTTGGAGGCTGTAAAAAATCTTTCTTTAATGCAAACACACCAGGGTAATATGGTATTTTTGAACCTTTCAATTATTTCATACACATGGTTCAATGATATGTCACCTCAAATTCGTCCTCACATATGGGAGTATGCATGGATACCAAACCATGATTCAAAATGATTGCAGTCAGAAGCTCTAAAATCACATATTCCAAAGCAAAAATATTAGATTAAGAAACCCCCATTTCATAATTTTTGCATATggatatgtaaatatatatatatatatatatatattttttttttggtaaatatatatggatatgtaaatattgtttaaaaGCATTTTATGCAacttttgaaatgaaaaaaagaaaaaaagaaaaaatgatcaTTCTTTTTATTGGGAAATTGATGTACTGTACGAACTGGGTATCTTTGAGCCGAATCTCTTGTACccatttgttcatttttttcagAATCTTGAActtgatatatatttcactagtgaatattcaattttaagtaaaaagaaaaaaaaaattaactttacgtgaaaaattaaacaagaaaaaaaaaattccacgaAGGAAATAAAAGTTAGGGAACCGCAGTAGTTATACAAATCTCTCTTCATTATTACAAtccttgtttcttttttttttttcttttttttcttattgaaatttGGTAGGGAGGAAGATTACAAGCTGTTCAAGATCATACAAAGGAGTtgtaagaagaaaagaaaagaaaaaatagaacatAAAATCAAAGCAAGGCTtgctttttattgtttttatcaaCAACTATTTTAAGACTCAAATACCTCCAATTATATATAGCTTTTCCCATAAGCATGAATAAAACTTGGAGTTACACGAAATTAGTTTGGccggtaaaaataaaaatctctcaTTCTCCTCTCTGCAACTTCAAATCCTTATAAAACCTCTTGATGAACTCCTCTGCGGCTTCATCAACATGAGTATCATCATCGTCGACGTTCCTTAAGGGGAAGGGCGAGTCGGTGATCCTAAGCTGGCGAACCATGGGGCTTTTTCCGAAGCCAGGAAGTGCAGGAGAAGCCTCCACAACAACGTCATTATTGTTCAAAATCTCGAGCACGGCTTTAAGGGCATTGGCGGTGGTGGCCTCGTCGTCGAGGGTGGGAGGCGCGTGGGCGCAGCCGAAGAAGTTGTGGGAGTGGTTGCGGCGCTTGGAGAGGGAGAAAGGGTAGGAAGGAGTGTTGCTGCAGCTGAACTCGTACTCGCGTTGGGAGGCGAAGGAGAGGTTAGGGTGGTCGGCGGATCGGCGGGCAGACGCGGAGGCGGTGaagaggtggtggtggtggtggaacaTGAGGTTGCCGAGAGCTTTGCCAGCGATTTTGCCACGCTTCATCATCATGTCGAGGTCAAGGAGTAGTTTTCTCTTGGACATGCTTTTTCTCAACACGAAGAATACGGCGCGTACTAGCCTCCATATTCTCTTCGCTATTACTGGTAGATTCTgttccattttattttctttattttctaatttttaaggttttttttttttttttagagagagagagagagagagagagagagagagaaggatttTTGGAATATGGGGATGTAGGGAGGAAGAGGAAGGTGGAAGTATttaaagggaaagaaaagatGGCGGTGGAAGAGAAAGGagctttgatatttttaattatgcaCTAGTATCACATGTCGTTGCATACATGTTTTgtgcccttttttattttattttatttttggtaataattttttgtgcttcttttttaactttaaatttcTTAATGGAGTTTTCTTCCTTATGCAATTAGTGAAGTAGGTACGATCCCATGTGCCCACGCTCTTCTAAGCTTTTCGTATATACGTATATACGGTTTTACCGACAGTCTCGTTCACAGTCTCACACACTCTATGGGCCGTTATCAAAGTTAGACAGTTGGGCTGATCTAGGCTCAGTTCAGATTGACTCCAGGGGTCAGCCCAATCCAATATTACAATGTTTccgctcttcttcttcttttttttcctcatttcttttttcaaataaatcaaGTAATGTGTAATAATTAAGTTCTCTAATTATCTTCTTGCTTTTTTAAGTTGAAAAACTGTTCATATTTCGTTTGTACTTGTCCTGCAACTGCCAGATTGTTAAGTTTGCGAATAAGTTCTCGACATTACCCGTAAAAACTTCtctgaaattttaatttatcacCAAGTATAATAAACTGAAGTGGTGGACTATGAAACCAATGATTGTGATtaaaaatatgtgtatatatgtggaGAAAGTATAAACCAATTTATAACAAATGAGGCTATAAAAAGCATAATTTAAACAATGATCTTATTGACAAGACTGACGGTAATTATTTAATTGAACAAGATCTGCATTAATTTTATATCATCTTAAAgagataaattataaatatacaataatatGTTAAAAGTGGCAGCTCAAGACCTAGACATTAGCGGCATTGTAACAGTTTGTTGTAGCAAGAATCCACGGTATTCATCACTTCATAATCATCTGCAACTGACAACAAAACGTGCACAAAAATTATAAGtatcattttacaaattaaagctaaaaataaaattaaaaaattaaaaaaaaaatgaaaaaaaaaagatgagcgTCATTGAGATGGATATCTATATAAAATTACCAATAGTGTGGGAATCTGTGGAGAGAATTGAGAGTGCACGAGCATGAGTACAGTCGTACGATGATTCAGCAGCAGAAGGATACTTAACATTCATACATATGCAAGCATTATTATAGCAAACCACGAATTTAAAAGAATCGGAAATGCAATTGCTGAAACATTTGAACCACAATGCTTATTGGGATGGAACGCAGAAGAAGATGGTTGAAATTAATCTCAGCTACATTAACATCCACTGCACTCGCTCACAAAAACATGCTTATCCATAACTCTCATTCTGTTTCTACCTTCCATTGCCTCTCTGTTCTCTACTCTgtctttcctttattttcttaaaGATTTTTGGTGGGATTAATATAGTTGCAACCTACCTAATTCTGTAATTTAGCTTTTTGCCCATCTGAGGAAATCCcgatgattaattaattaatagcatTTATGTAGAATGTCTGAATTCCATCAATAAATTAcgcaaaattaaggaattaaaaaataataaatcataaaattgttGCATGCAATGGAGGAGTCTTTCCAATTCCACTTTTGCATATATGGTAGCCGTATAGTTTTCAGTCATTTTGAATAGgaaattcaacaattttttaatttttacacaTATGCTATCTATCATACTCATCCCTCTCTTGacccacccaaaaaaacaaaaaaacctcaTCCTTGGCTCTGTGCTTGCAAATGTGTGCATTGCTTGTCCATGTTTATAAAAGGAATATGCTTGTTGATTTATTTATCTAAACATCTTTTTAAGTATCATCTTTGTATCGTTTCTTTAATTTTGGCTCAATATTATAAGGGTATTAATGTTATATATTAGGTACCATAACCGCTAGTATCTGTGTTTCACATCCTTTCGATGAGATTAAAGATCACCAAAGCAATGTGATCATGAACAACTCGAAACAATAGTAATTTTGCTTATGAGCAAGTTTAATGTAGCATATATGCAAATAAGTTATAgctaaaatgtataaaaattgtACTTATAAGCTTGATTTGGTGGTAAATCTAGTAGGAGTACATCAAGATTTTCAAGTTCAAATTCTGGTTTGGGTAAATATGCCCTCTTCCtcatttgaaatattaaaaaaaaaaaaaaattgtattcaaACTAATCATTTAATtgttcttaaaaaacaaaatcaaatacaaatttatttgtttgattctacatttatacaaaaaggaagaaagtaaaattggaaaaaaaatatggcTATGTAGCAATCAATATAACCTATTtagatttataaatttatgattCTAAAAGACGAAATTTAATGATTAATACAAAATGAGTTACCATTTATTCATTCCTTTATCCTTTCATCTATCCTATTCAATTATTCATACATACTTCTTCTATTATAGACTCTTAATAGTATTTTATAACAGAattaaaaggttttaaaaattatataatcacCTGAAAAAGcagaaaagaaattgaaaaaaaaaattaagtatctTCTTCTGAAAAAATATTagtagaattattattttttttaaagaaatgttTTGACAACTAAAAAGGATGGgaacaaaaaaggaagaaaaaaaaggtcttttgccaaaataatagaaattacgttaaaaaaaaaaattatgaggaaatactttggaaaaaaaaaaaaagtttgagatatatatataaataggtaCTATACTACGGAGAGACACACGCCTGACCCTGCCTGAGTCCCAAAACCGTTACAACACACGCACAGCAGattctctctctcgctctcgcTCTCTGAGAATCTCCGTTCGAACttgctttcttcattttctctgTGAAACCTCTCTGAGTgattttgaaagaaagaaagatggcAGTTCAGTTCATGTTCAGCGTTCCGGTTCCGGTGACAACACCAAAGCCAAAGCCAGCACCGGAGGCTGATAATCGGATATGGTCGCTGTACGTGGGAGACCTGGACCCACAAGTCACGGAAGCAGACCTCATTGATAAGTTTCGTTTAATAGGTCCCATTGCTTCTGTGCGTCTCTGCCGTGATTCTTTCACCGGCGACTCCCTTCGCTACGCCTACGTCAACTTCTTCACGTCATTAGACGGTAATCGCCTTCCCTCCCCTTTTCATtcatttctctttctctgtcttttCTAGAATGCATTTTTACTCTCTTCCTTTCTACAACTTTGAATGATTGAATATTGAAtctattcttttttcctttttgtctgCTTGTGTTTTAATATAGCTCGGAATTTggctctgtttttgttttctgcCATTGGGGTTTTTGCGGTTATCTGgttcttgttattattactttttcttttttgttctttatgaaATGCCatgtctttctttcctttctctttctttttcagaATGCCTTTTTACTCTCTCTTCGTTTCCACAACTTTCAGTGATTGAATCTGCTCCTCGGGGTTTTTGGTGATGGGGGTGTTTGGGTTCTTCCTTTTCTATGAGCATCTGGTTcttgttattactatttttttgttctttatgaaATGTCATGTCTTTCTTCTTGTTCATACACCTTCTTTGCTTTCTATATGCGACGATTGTGCTGTGTATAATATTGGTTAGTTTATGTGACGATTGAATGTGCTCACTGTGTTTGTGAAATCGAATGGGTTTTGTTGAATCTTtcttaaaatttgaataaaactttcattcaatttcttattttggGTTGTCATTTAGAGTTTTGCATACCTAATCAACACCTAGATTTCTCCTCTGCTTTGTTCAGCGTCCACGGCTTTATGCTTTCTCAACCACAAGGATCTCAAAGGAAAACCCATAAGAATAATGCGGTCGCAGAGATACCCTTTGACAAGAAAAACGGGTATTGCAAACCTTTTTGTTAAAAACCTTCACCCGTCCATCACCAGTGCTCAATTGCAGTCTATGTTCTCCCGTTATCTTCAATAGCATATCATATGCTGGTAAATGATCTCTCTCATTTCTCTTCCAGTCTAGCCTCCATATGCTGGAAAGATGACAACAACTCTGTCAAAGTCACATAATTCCTCGGACTTTTGAATAAGGCAAATGCTAGGAGCAGTGT includes the following:
- the LOC132803236 gene encoding uncharacterized protein LOC132803236, which encodes MAVQFMFSVPVPVTTPKPKPAPEADNRIWSLYVGDLDPQVTEADLIDKFRLIGPIASVRLCRDSFTGDSLRYAYVNFFTSLDASTALCFLNHKDLKGKPIRIMRSQRYPLTRKTGIANLFVKNLHPSITSAQLQSMFSRYLQ
- the LOC107435313 gene encoding uncharacterized protein LOC107435313 produces the protein MEQNLPVIAKRIWRLVRAVFFVLRKSMSKRKLLLDLDMMMKRGKIAGKALGNLMFHHHHHLFTASASARRSADHPNLSFASQREYEFSCSNTPSYPFSLSKRRNHSHNFFGCAHAPPTLDDEATTANALKAVLEILNNNDVVVEASPALPGFGKSPMVRQLRITDSPFPLRNVDDDDTHVDEAAEEFIKRFYKDLKLQRGE